AATCCTATGCTAGTTGTCATAGAAAATTATTCTCTATCCAATTACAAGTACACGCCTATATGTTATCAAAAGCACCAACAAGCATGCGAgtattatttctatttacgCAATTGAACAAACCCTGCCGAATCCTTGCAAACAGTTTAtctattgaaaaatattactCTTTCTTTACTTATaagcgacatatacatatataaacatataccTAGTTTCATACATGATTTGTGCTCAACATAGAATTAACGTGTACGTCTTAGCATtgatcaatatatataaaaaaagaaccCGCCATATTGATCTTTAAGGGAAAGTTTAACATGGGTATATTATTTTGCTCTGAATTTAATATGAATTATATGGcttatttatatgaaacatttacaaaaacatttttgatgtACAATCCGTGGAGTATTCTCGTAACATCTCCATTCAATTCCAGCTACTCGACACAAATTTAAAGTATAATGttaacttttaaataaatcattttaaaataagaTCATATAAATCGGAATCTTACGCGAATATCCACAATGCGTGGCTAACAACTATTAATTGTGGTAAATTGAGATATTGTGCATTCCTGGATAACAGAATATTTTCTCTTGCTGCGATCATTGAAGGCTGTTGGCTAAATACATAATTGGTGTTCACATGTTTAAGtaacataattaataatatatatttaagctcCCCACAGGAAACGCATACTACACACTATTTGACAGTTTTTGGCTATAGACACTGAAAATGATCGAAAATTTAACTAATTTCTGAAAGACACGCTTTAATTGTTCTGGGTTTTCGCTTTTTATGTAAACAATCagttttaagtaaatttatttgttgcccaCACTACTACTGAtaggtgttttattttttacaatttttgttttttctttttttgtgttcaataTATGTACGTGTTGCTgctaattttaatatatatgcatgtatttcCATTTTCTCCATCATTAAAATTTGTTcttaaaaaagtttaaatgcTAGTAACGctttgaattaattaatttatgttatGTTGTATGCCCACATTAATTATAGTTGTAGGcccttttttttcttgttttaaaatataaacatgcGAGTTGcgtttgcttttattaatGTTGGGAATTCCATGGATTTAATTGTTTCTTTCtttaatttcataatttgcgACTCCTAGAGTTTTTCTTTAACTTTTCATAGACTTATGCTTAATGTTTCTTCACATTTATTACTAAATATATGTAGAGGTGTGTATGTTCTCACTATAATCATGTGCTGCATCACTATTGCCGTTCAGCATACCATTTACACAAAAACCTATTTTTATGGCTGCTGAACGCTTTTGATTGATCTTATGAATAGCAAAGCAACACGGTGGGCGGGCAAAGTGCGCGCAGGACGTCATGAGCGTTACAACACTAAGTAAAATTTTACAATTATTCTGTTTATGCCATTATTAGTTCCATAATCGATTCTTCATGATGATAAGAGCCTTTTTGTCGTCGATCGGTCGGTCGCTTGATTAGGTTGCATTCGGGTAAACTAGCTTTGCAATGAGTAGGACTGTTTTTAGATTTTGTAAAGTTAGGCAAGGAAACTCCACGCATGCGACATTATTGAGCTGCAATATTAATAAGAATTAAGGTCACGTTGTTGATGGAACCTATATGTGATTGGGTACTTACAAACTGCCGCCACCTGTTGCGTCTGCTCTGTAATTGTAGACGTGGCCGTCTTCGTTGTTGCGGCATTGGGTGCCGTGGTCTCTGTATTGTTGCCCGTACCGGCACCTCCTGCATTGTTGGCAGCTTTCAGAGCTGCGGCTGCGCTGCCATTTCCATTTGTTATATTGTTCTGGCGGTTTCCGCCATTATTGTTACGATTGTTGCTGCGGTTACGaaagttgccgccgccgcccatgCGATAATTGTTGCGATTATAGCCAGGTGCACCGCCGTAGCCAGAATTCATGCCACCATTGCCGGCTCCTCCGCCCATcgtgttgccattgttgtagTAATGGTTGCGCCCTCGGTAGCTATTAAAACTGACACATTAAACCTTTTTAGGAGACAGACGAAGGGCAATCCTGCAACTTACCTGCCACGTCGGGTGGACGAGACTCCGAATGTCTCGGTATTCAATTTGCGCTCCTGACGCCAGTCgttcttcttgttcttgctGCGATCCTGAGCCGCCTCGCACGAAATATTGTCAAAGAATGATTTGGTCTTATCGTAGCCCACATGAACATCCTCATCCTCGGGCTCATGCTCGCCAGCGCCGGTCTCATTGCCAGAGTCATCCTTCTTGTCGGTCTCCCCATTCAACTGTGCAAAATTAAAGATTGGGCACAATTATGTCCGTGTCAAACAAATAGATTTTGTGTGTTGAGTGcattgttttaaatgtttaacatgttttttttttttagcggtTGAATTATTAAactaaaacttaaattaacttaaaataataaacaaaataaaacaaacttatACCTGATCAGTAGTGGtagaagttgttgttgtggttgtggctgttgttgtagctgtggTTTTGTTGGGTTCGTCGCCCACCTTGAGTTTCGCCAGTTGTGAACGCAGCTCTTCAAACTTATTGTTTGCCTGCTCGAAATCAAAGTCGCCCTCAAATTTGATCTTGTTGCGAGGTTTATTCTGATTAGCCGATTGTGGACGATAACCCTgctaaaagttaaaaaaaaaaaaaagaaaaacagaattaaacattaatatttatgccgactgcaaaagcaacagctgaGGAAAGCTGTCAGATCGAATCGGTCGCATGAATGTGCAAAGAATTAGATCATTTAATTTggattatacaaatattttctgttttcagCTCTAAGAAAGTACAGATTTGTGTACATCTATTTAGCTAATTGTTATTATCTTTAGAAAATGTAGTTTATTAACTGATTCAGCTGATAAGATTTTGATACTCTCAAAAAATGAATACGCTGCAGCTGCCCAATGACAACCAGATGGTAGTCAACTATACAAATTGCTTTATAATATATCATTCTCTTTGCATGTGCTGAACGGAACTTTGGACGGttgaaatatgtatttacCTGATTGGGTCGCATTGGGCCACGAGCACCCATGCCGCGATTGCCGCGCATCATCATATTGTTCGAATTCTGTGGACCACCACGGTGCATGTTCCATGCGCCATTTCCTCCATTGCCACGCTGTTGGATGGCACCGCCAACTCCCCCACGATTACGttgattattataattgttgtaattgttatcCATTTGACGGCCAGAATCACGG
The sequence above is a segment of the Drosophila virilis strain 15010-1051.87 chromosome 3, Dvir_AGI_RSII-ME, whole genome shotgun sequence genome. Coding sequences within it:
- the tral gene encoding protein LSM14 homolog A-A isoform X2, which codes for MSGGLPELGSKISLISKADIRYEGRLYTVDPQECTIALSSVRSFGTEDRDTQFQIAPQSQIYDYILFRGSDIKDIRVVNNHTLPHHNDPAIMQAQLQNGPQVMPQHFPMNAPQQQQQQQQPQHSGPSMAGGSGGAPGAPGGGGFGNGNPFGALGAPSLGPGSLAPGAGAPGSGGPFMNIGGNQQQQQQQQKPQQQPKQISVLDMLASASRSTTPISLIISPTADLTQQHSQQQQQQLHQQQNSVQALGGGNARDAGHKRQNHQQQQQQQQQQQQQRGGPNMQQQQRNNHNHNNDYYNHPHPQQQQQQQRDRRDSGRQMDNNYNNYNNQRNRGGVGGAIQQRGNGGNGAWNMHRGGPQNSNNMMMRGNRGMGARGPMRPNQGYRPQSANQNKPRNKIKFEGDFDFEQANNKFEELRSQLAKLKVGDEPNKTTATTTATTTTTTSTTTDQLNGETDKKDDSGNETGAGEHEPEDEDVHVGYDKTKSFFDNISCEAAQDRSKNKKNDWRQERKLNTETFGVSSTRRGSFNSYRGRNHYYNNGNTMGGGAGNGGMNSGYGGAPGYNRNNYRMGGGGNFRNRSNNRNNNGGNRQNNITNGNGSAAAALKAANNAGGAGTGNNTETTAPNAATTKTATSTITEQTQQVAAVSQ
- the tral gene encoding protein LSM14 homolog A-A isoform X5, which codes for MSGGLPELGSKISLISKADIRYEGRLYTVDPQECTIALSSVRSFGTEDRDTQFQIAPQSQIYDYILFRGSDIKDIRVVNNHTLPHHNDPAIMQAQLQNGPQVMPQHFPMNAPQQQQQQQQPQHSGPSMAGGSGGAPGAPGGGGFGNGNPFGALGAPSLGPGSLAPGAGAPGSGGPFMNIGGNQQQQQQQQKPQQQPKQNMLASASRSTTPISLIISPTADLTQQHSQQQQQQLHQQQNSVQALGGGNARDAGHKRQNHQQQQQQQQQQQQQRGGPNMQQQQRNNHNHNNDYYNHPHPQQQQQQQRDRRDSGRQMDNNYNNYNNQRNRGGVGGAIQQRGNGGNGAWNMHRGGPQNSNNMMMRGNRGMGARGPMRPNQQGYRPQSANQNKPRNKIKFEGDFDFEQANNKFEELRSQLAKLKVGDEPNKTTATTTATTTTTTSTTTDQLNGETDKKDDSGNETGAGEHEPEDEDVHVGYDKTKSFFDNISCEAAQDRSKNKKNDWRQERKLNTETFGVSSTRRGSFNSYRGRNHYYNNGNTMGGGAGNGGMNSGYGGAPGYNRNNYRMGGGGNFRNRSNNRNNNGGNRQNNITNGNGSAAAALKAANNAGGAGTGNNTETTAPNAATTKTATSTITEQTQQVAAVSQ
- the tral gene encoding protein LSM14 homolog A-A isoform X6 → MSGGLPELGSKISLISKADIRYEGRLYTVDPQECTIALSSVRSFGTEDRDTQFQIAPQSQIYDYILFRGSDIKDIRVVNNHTLPHHNDPAIMQAQLQNGPQVMPQHFPMNAPQQQQQQQQPQHSGPSMAGGSGGAPGAPGGGGFGNGNPFGALGAPSLGPGSLAPGAGAPGSGGPFMNIGGNQQQQQQQQKPQQQPKQNMLASASRSTTPISLIISPTADLTQQHSQQQQQQLHQQQNSVQALGGGNARDAGHKRQNHQQQQQQQQQQQQQRGGPNMQQQQRNNHNHNNDYYNHPHPQQQQQQQRDRRDSGRQMDNNYNNYNNQRNRGGVGGAIQQRGNGGNGAWNMHRGGPQNSNNMMMRGNRGMGARGPMRPNQGYRPQSANQNKPRNKIKFEGDFDFEQANNKFEELRSQLAKLKVGDEPNKTTATTTATTTTTTSTTTDQLNGETDKKDDSGNETGAGEHEPEDEDVHVGYDKTKSFFDNISCEAAQDRSKNKKNDWRQERKLNTETFGVSSTRRGSFNSYRGRNHYYNNGNTMGGGAGNGGMNSGYGGAPGYNRNNYRMGGGGNFRNRSNNRNNNGGNRQNNITNGNGSAAAALKAANNAGGAGTGNNTETTAPNAATTKTATSTITEQTQQVAAVSQ
- the tral gene encoding protein LSM14 homolog A-A isoform X7; protein product: MSGGLPELGSKISLISKADIRYEGRLYTVDPQECTIALSSVRSFGTEDRDTQFQIAPQSQIYDYILFRGSDIKDIRVVNNHTLPHHNDPAIMQAQLQNGPQVMPQHFPMNAPQQQQQQQQPQHSGPSMAGGSGGAPGAPGGGGFGNGNPFGALGAPSLGPGSLAPGAGAPGSGGPFMNIGGNQQQQQQQQKPQQQPKQNMLASASRSTTPISLIISPTADLTQQHSQQQQQQLHQQQNSVQALGGGNARDAGHKRQNHQQQQQQQQQQQQQRGGPNMQQQQRNNHNHNNDYYNHPHPQQQQQQQRDRRDSGRQMDNNYNNYNNQRNRGGVGGAIQQRGNGGNGAWNMHRGGPQNSNNMMMRGNRGMGARGPMRPNQGYRPQSANQNKPRNKIKFEGDFDFEQANNKFEELRSQLAKLKVGDEPNKTTATTTATTTTTTSTTTDQLNGETDKKDDSGNETGAGEHEPEDEDVHVGYDKTKSFFDNISCEAAQDRSKNKKNDWRQERKLNTETFGVSSTRRGSYRGRNHYYNNGNTMGGGAGNGGMNSGYGGAPGYNRNNYRMGGGGNFRNRSNNRNNNGGNRQNNITNGNGSAAAALKAANNAGGAGTGNNTETTAPNAATTKTATSTITEQTQQVAAVSQ
- the tral gene encoding protein LSM14 homolog A-A isoform X1 encodes the protein MSGGLPELGSKISLISKADIRYEGRLYTVDPQECTIALSSVRSFGTEDRDTQFQIAPQSQIYDYILFRGSDIKDIRVVNNHTLPHHNDPAIMQAQLQNGPQVMPQHFPMNAPQQQQQQQQPQHSGPSMAGGSGGAPGAPGGGGFGNGNPFGALGAPSLGPGSLAPGAGAPGSGGPFMNIGGNQQQQQQQQKPQQQPKQISVLDMLASASRSTTPISLIISPTADLTQQHSQQQQQQLHQQQNSVQALGGGNARDAGHKRQNHQQQQQQQQQQQQQRGGPNMQQQQRNNHNHNNDYYNHPHPQQQQQQQRDRRDSGRQMDNNYNNYNNQRNRGGVGGAIQQRGNGGNGAWNMHRGGPQNSNNMMMRGNRGMGARGPMRPNQQGYRPQSANQNKPRNKIKFEGDFDFEQANNKFEELRSQLAKLKVGDEPNKTTATTTATTTTTTSTTTDQLNGETDKKDDSGNETGAGEHEPEDEDVHVGYDKTKSFFDNISCEAAQDRSKNKKNDWRQERKLNTETFGVSSTRRGSFNSYRGRNHYYNNGNTMGGGAGNGGMNSGYGGAPGYNRNNYRMGGGGNFRNRSNNRNNNGGNRQNNITNGNGSAAAALKAANNAGGAGTGNNTETTAPNAATTKTATSTITEQTQQVAAVSQ
- the tral gene encoding protein LSM14 homolog A-A isoform X3, producing the protein MSGGLPELGSKISLISKADIRYEGRLYTVDPQECTIALSSVRSFGTEDRDTQFQIAPQSQIYDYILFRGSDIKDIRVVNNHTLPHHNDPAIMQAQLQNGPQVMPQHFPMNAPQQQQQQQQPQHSGPSMAGGSGGAPGAPGGGGFGNGNPFGALGAPSLGPGSLAPGAGAPGSGGPFMNIGGNQQQQQQQQKPQQQPKQISVLDMLASASRSTTPISLIISPTADLTQQHSQQQQQQLHQQQNSVQALGGGNARDAGHKRQNHQQQQQQQQQQQQQRGGPNMQQQQRNNHNHNNDYYNHPHPQQQQQQQRDRRDSGRQMDNNYNNYNNQRNRGGVGGAIQQRGNGGNGAWNMHRGGPQNSNNMMMRGNRGMGARGPMRPNQQGYRPQSANQNKPRNKIKFEGDFDFEQANNKFEELRSQLAKLKVGDEPNKTTATTTATTTTTTSTTTDQLNGETDKKDDSGNETGAGEHEPEDEDVHVGYDKTKSFFDNISCEAAQDRSKNKKNDWRQERKLNTETFGVSSTRRGSYRGRNHYYNNGNTMGGGAGNGGMNSGYGGAPGYNRNNYRMGGGGNFRNRSNNRNNNGGNRQNNITNGNGSAAAALKAANNAGGAGTGNNTETTAPNAATTKTATSTITEQTQQVAAVSQ
- the tral gene encoding protein LSM14 homolog A-A isoform X4; this encodes MSGGLPELGSKISLISKADIRYEGRLYTVDPQECTIALSSVRSFGTEDRDTQFQIAPQSQIYDYILFRGSDIKDIRVVNNHTLPHHNDPAIMQAQLQNGPQVMPQHFPMNAPQQQQQQQQPQHSGPSMAGGSGGAPGAPGGGGFGNGNPFGALGAPSLGPGSLAPGAGAPGSGGPFMNIGGNQQQQQQQQKPQQQPKQISVLDMLASASRSTTPISLIISPTADLTQQHSQQQQQQLHQQQNSVQALGGGNARDAGHKRQNHQQQQQQQQQQQQQRGGPNMQQQQRNNHNHNNDYYNHPHPQQQQQQQRDRRDSGRQMDNNYNNYNNQRNRGGVGGAIQQRGNGGNGAWNMHRGGPQNSNNMMMRGNRGMGARGPMRPNQGYRPQSANQNKPRNKIKFEGDFDFEQANNKFEELRSQLAKLKVGDEPNKTTATTTATTTTTTSTTTDQLNGETDKKDDSGNETGAGEHEPEDEDVHVGYDKTKSFFDNISCEAAQDRSKNKKNDWRQERKLNTETFGVSSTRRGSYRGRNHYYNNGNTMGGGAGNGGMNSGYGGAPGYNRNNYRMGGGGNFRNRSNNRNNNGGNRQNNITNGNGSAAAALKAANNAGGAGTGNNTETTAPNAATTKTATSTITEQTQQVAAVSQ